A genomic stretch from Georgenia muralis includes:
- a CDS encoding TlyA family RNA methyltransferase, with protein MARRVRIDAELVRRGLARSRQHAAELLAAGHVRLDREVVTKPARQVDPAQALLVDVPDAQDYVSRGAHKLAGALDALGADAPVVDGRRCLDAGASTGGFTDVLLRRGAAHVVAVDVGYGQLAWSLQTDERVSVLDRTNVRTLTPEAVAPAPQLVVGDMSFISLTLVLPALAGAAAPDADFLLMVKPQFEVGKDRLGSGGVVRDPALHVESVLTVAAAAAEVGLDTWAVVPSPLPGPSGNVEYFLAMRRDHPRALSGQALADAAAEAVRTGPAGAGGTPGADRTTPPGADRTTPPAAGGTTPPAEPLDPPTPEQESP; from the coding sequence GTGGCGCGCCGCGTACGCATCGACGCCGAGCTGGTCCGACGAGGTCTGGCCCGATCGCGCCAGCACGCCGCCGAGCTCCTCGCGGCCGGTCACGTCCGGCTCGACCGCGAGGTCGTCACCAAGCCCGCCCGGCAGGTCGATCCGGCCCAGGCCCTGCTCGTCGACGTGCCGGACGCCCAGGACTACGTCTCACGCGGTGCCCACAAGCTGGCCGGGGCCCTCGACGCGCTCGGGGCCGACGCGCCGGTCGTCGACGGTCGCCGGTGCCTCGATGCCGGGGCCTCCACCGGCGGGTTCACCGACGTGCTGCTGCGCCGCGGCGCCGCCCACGTCGTCGCCGTCGATGTCGGCTACGGCCAGCTCGCGTGGTCGCTGCAGACCGACGAGCGGGTGAGCGTGCTGGACCGCACCAACGTGCGGACCCTCACGCCGGAGGCGGTCGCGCCGGCGCCGCAGCTCGTCGTGGGCGACATGTCGTTCATCTCTCTCACCCTCGTCCTGCCTGCCCTGGCGGGGGCGGCCGCCCCGGACGCGGACTTCCTCCTCATGGTCAAGCCGCAGTTCGAGGTGGGCAAGGACCGGCTCGGCTCGGGCGGGGTGGTGCGCGACCCCGCCCTGCACGTGGAGTCGGTCCTCACCGTCGCGGCCGCCGCGGCCGAGGTCGGCCTCGACACGTGGGCCGTGGTCCCCAGCCCGCTGCCCGGTCCGTCCGGCAACGTCGAGTACTTTCTGGCGATGCGCCGCGACCACCCCCGGGCCCTGAGCGGACAGGCCCTGGCCGACGCCGCAGCCGAGGCGGTCCGCACCGGGCCGGCCGGGGCCGGCGGGACACCCGGAGCCGACCGGACCACGCCGCCCGGAGCCGACCGGACCACGCCGCCCGCTGCCGGCGGGACCACGCCGCCCGCTGAACCGCTCGACCCCCCCACCCCCGAGCAGGAGAGCCCATGA
- the steA gene encoding putative cytokinetic ring protein SteA: MSPHFRRRRQQADTGPGTTGPARVDARTKNLTKRLRPGEIAVIDHEDLDRVSAEALVACRPAAVLNAARSTSGRYPNLGPGILVEAGIPLVDDLGSAVMAVKEGQVLTVDGDEVRAGDVLVAEGTAQDADTVEAAQAQAREGLSVQLEAFATNTMDYVRKERDLLLDGVGVPVVRTRFEGRHVLIVVRGYHYKEDLAMLRPYIREYRPLLIGVDGGADALIEAGHSPDMIVGDMDSVSDKALRSGAEIVIHAYRDGRAPGQRRVEDLGVEHVVFPATGTSEDIAMLLADDSGAELIVAVGTHDTLIEFLDKGRSGMASTFLTRLRVGSKLIDAKGVSQLYRTRISSWQLVLLAVVGLLALFVALAATNVGQTIFGLSGAWFDDLVNFFRSLVGIAPEPTT; encoded by the coding sequence GTGAGTCCACACTTCCGACGTCGCCGCCAGCAGGCCGACACCGGCCCTGGCACGACCGGGCCGGCGCGCGTGGACGCCCGCACGAAGAACCTCACCAAGCGTCTGCGTCCGGGCGAGATCGCCGTCATCGACCACGAGGACCTCGACCGGGTCTCGGCCGAGGCGCTCGTCGCGTGCCGGCCGGCCGCCGTGCTCAACGCCGCCCGCTCGACCTCCGGCCGCTACCCCAACCTCGGTCCGGGCATCCTCGTCGAGGCGGGCATCCCGCTGGTCGACGACCTGGGCTCGGCGGTCATGGCGGTCAAGGAGGGTCAGGTCCTCACCGTCGACGGCGACGAGGTCCGCGCCGGCGACGTCCTCGTCGCCGAGGGCACGGCCCAGGACGCCGACACGGTCGAGGCCGCCCAGGCCCAGGCCCGCGAGGGGCTGTCGGTCCAGCTCGAGGCGTTCGCGACCAACACCATGGACTACGTCCGCAAGGAGCGCGACCTGCTCCTGGACGGGGTGGGCGTGCCGGTCGTGCGCACCCGGTTCGAGGGACGGCACGTCCTCATCGTCGTGCGGGGCTACCACTACAAGGAAGACCTGGCGATGCTGCGGCCCTACATCCGCGAGTACCGCCCCCTCCTCATCGGGGTCGACGGCGGCGCGGACGCGCTCATCGAGGCCGGCCACTCCCCGGACATGATCGTCGGCGACATGGACTCCGTCTCCGACAAGGCCCTGCGGTCCGGCGCCGAGATCGTCATCCACGCCTACCGGGACGGCCGGGCCCCGGGGCAGCGACGCGTCGAGGACCTCGGTGTCGAGCATGTCGTGTTCCCCGCGACCGGCACGAGCGAGGACATCGCCATGCTGCTCGCGGACGACTCCGGCGCCGAGCTCATCGTCGCCGTCGGCACCCACGACACCCTCATCGAGTTCCTCGACAAGGGTCGCTCCGGCATGGCCTCGACCTTCCTCACCCGGCTGCGCGTGGGCAGCAAGCTCATCGACGCCAAGGGGGTCTCGCAGCTGTACCGGACGCGGATCTCCTCCTGGCAGCTGGTGCTGCTGGCCGTGGTCGGCCTGCTCGCCCTGTTCGTCGCCCTCGCCGCCACCAACGTCGGCCAGACCATCTTCGGGCTGTCCGGGGCGTGGTTCGACGACCTGGTGAACTTCTTCCGGTCGCTCGTGGGCATCGCTCCGGAACCGACCACCTGA
- the recN gene encoding DNA repair protein RecN, with the protein MIEQVRIENLGVIASAELDLAPTFTVITGETGAGKTMVLTSLDLLLGGRADPALVRTGTDRAVVEGTFTVAPDGVAAGRAEEAGAELDDGALIVARTVPAGGRSRAHLGGRTVPQGVLAEIGEQLVTVHGQSQQLRLRAPAQQRAALDAFGGADHAALLDTFRRAWADLVAVRAELAEWERSAGARAEEIARLRAGLDQVDALAPLPGEDVALREEAQRLGHVEELRTATGRAHQALTGADDSAPGGVDAAALLEEARRSLEHGAADDPALGDWAARLAEAAYLVSDVATELASYLTSLDADPARLAVVHERRAALAEATRLHGPDVDALLAWADQARERLAYLDGPEDTGERLRERLAAAERATGAASAALTDSRRAVAKHLARSVDAELAGLAMKGAHLTARLSALPEPGPHGGEDVELLLAAHPGAPARPLGQGASGGELSRVMLAIEVALATAAPAEEATDPRTFVFDEVDAGVGGRAAVEVGRRLALLARSSQVVVVTHLAQVAAFADRHLVVSKDTEGGAVVTATDVSSVEGPDRVRELARMLSGQEDSETALRHAAELLERATVAP; encoded by the coding sequence GTGATCGAGCAGGTCCGCATCGAGAACCTCGGGGTGATCGCCTCCGCGGAGCTCGACCTCGCCCCGACCTTCACCGTCATCACCGGGGAGACCGGGGCGGGCAAGACCATGGTCCTCACCAGCCTGGACCTGCTGCTCGGCGGCCGCGCCGACCCCGCCCTCGTGCGCACCGGCACCGACCGCGCCGTCGTCGAGGGCACCTTCACCGTCGCCCCCGACGGCGTGGCCGCCGGCCGGGCGGAGGAGGCAGGCGCCGAGCTCGACGACGGCGCCCTCATCGTCGCCCGTACCGTGCCGGCGGGCGGGAGGTCCCGGGCCCACCTCGGCGGCCGGACCGTGCCCCAGGGCGTCCTGGCCGAGATCGGCGAGCAGCTCGTCACCGTCCACGGGCAGTCGCAGCAGCTGCGCCTGCGCGCCCCGGCGCAGCAGCGTGCCGCGCTCGACGCGTTCGGCGGCGCGGACCACGCGGCCCTCCTCGACACCTTCCGCCGGGCCTGGGCCGACCTCGTCGCGGTCCGCGCCGAGCTCGCCGAGTGGGAGCGCTCGGCCGGCGCCCGCGCCGAGGAGATCGCGCGCCTGCGGGCCGGGCTCGACCAGGTCGACGCCCTCGCCCCCCTGCCGGGCGAGGACGTCGCGCTGCGCGAGGAGGCCCAGCGGCTCGGCCACGTCGAGGAGCTGCGCACCGCGACCGGACGCGCCCACCAGGCGCTCACCGGGGCCGACGACAGTGCCCCGGGCGGGGTCGACGCCGCCGCCCTGCTGGAGGAGGCCCGGCGCAGCCTCGAGCACGGCGCCGCGGACGACCCGGCCCTGGGCGACTGGGCCGCCCGCCTGGCCGAGGCCGCCTACCTCGTCTCCGACGTCGCCACCGAGCTCGCGTCCTACCTCACGTCCCTCGACGCCGACCCCGCCCGGCTCGCCGTCGTCCACGAGCGGCGCGCCGCCCTGGCCGAGGCGACCCGGCTGCACGGTCCCGACGTCGACGCGCTCCTGGCCTGGGCGGACCAGGCCCGTGAGCGGCTCGCCTACCTCGACGGCCCCGAGGACACCGGGGAGCGGCTGCGCGAGCGCCTCGCGGCGGCGGAGCGCGCCACCGGGGCGGCGTCGGCCGCGCTGACCGACTCCCGGCGCGCCGTGGCGAAGCACCTCGCCCGGTCGGTCGACGCCGAGCTGGCGGGCCTGGCGATGAAGGGCGCCCACCTCACCGCGCGCCTCAGCGCGCTGCCCGAGCCCGGTCCGCACGGCGGCGAGGACGTCGAGCTGCTGCTCGCCGCCCACCCCGGCGCCCCCGCGCGCCCCCTGGGGCAGGGTGCCTCCGGCGGTGAGCTCTCCCGCGTCATGCTGGCCATCGAGGTGGCGCTGGCCACCGCCGCGCCCGCCGAGGAGGCCACCGACCCGAGGACCTTCGTCTTCGACGAGGTCGACGCCGGGGTGGGTGGCCGGGCCGCCGTCGAGGTCGGCCGGCGGCTGGCCCTGCTGGCCCGCAGCTCCCAGGTGGTGGTCGTCACCCACCTGGCGCAGGTGGCCGCGTTCGCCGACCGCCACCTCGTGGTGAGCAAGGACACAGAAGGCGGCGCCGTGGTGACCGCCACCGACGTCAGCAGCGTCGAAGGCCCCGACCGGGTGCGGGAGCTGGCCCGGATGCTCTCGGGTCAGGAGGACTCCGAGACCGCCCTGCGGCACGCCGCTGAGCTCCTGGAGCGGGCGACCGTGGCACCATGA
- the murJ gene encoding murein biosynthesis integral membrane protein MurJ, which translates to MRRLLGGALGAAGLISLITLLSRGVGFVRWLVQSWTLGSSATSQAYETANTVPNVLFEVAAGGALAGAVVPLLAVPLARHLRDDVDRTASALLTWTLVVLVPLAGVLAALAGPIAGLFDAGDAEITRLTATMLRIFALQVPLYGVGVILSGVLQAQKRFFWPAFAPLLSSLVVIGAYLAFGALAQGAQDRPADLPGAAVAWLAWGTTAGVAAMSMSQLVPVVRSGVRLRPRTGFPPGVARRALTLAGAGLGALLAQQVSVVVVLYLATTAGETGTITVYRYAQAVYFLPYAVLAVPLATAVFPRLSERAGTGDRTGFAALAAGSTRLVLAGGLVGLAVLVAVAPAATAVFSAADDMPGMTAAITWFAPGVVGYALVFHLSRALYALDRARAAVVATAAGWAAVSLASWAGVRLLVPDGGDGPATLTVLAAASSLGMTLAGVLLLLALRSAGGAGALAGTVRTVVVAGVGAAAGAAGGRLVVDALLTGDGGPLAGAGAAVVGAVVATAVTAVAVLAGDRGTVRGAGLGRSGGAA; encoded by the coding sequence GTGAGACGCCTCCTCGGCGGCGCCCTCGGCGCGGCCGGCCTCATCTCGCTCATCACGCTCCTCTCCCGCGGGGTGGGCTTCGTCCGGTGGCTCGTGCAGTCCTGGACCCTAGGCTCCTCCGCCACCTCCCAGGCCTACGAGACCGCCAACACCGTCCCGAACGTCCTGTTCGAGGTCGCCGCGGGCGGCGCACTCGCCGGGGCCGTCGTGCCGCTGCTCGCCGTCCCGCTCGCCCGGCACCTGCGCGACGACGTCGACCGCACCGCCTCGGCCCTGCTGACGTGGACCCTCGTGGTGCTCGTGCCGCTCGCGGGCGTGCTGGCGGCGCTCGCCGGGCCGATCGCCGGCCTCTTCGACGCCGGCGACGCGGAGATCACGAGACTCACCGCCACGATGCTGCGGATCTTCGCGCTCCAGGTCCCGCTGTACGGCGTCGGCGTCATCCTCTCCGGGGTCCTGCAGGCCCAGAAGCGGTTCTTCTGGCCGGCGTTCGCGCCCCTGCTCTCCTCCCTCGTCGTCATCGGTGCGTACCTGGCGTTCGGGGCGCTCGCCCAGGGCGCGCAGGACCGGCCCGCCGACCTGCCCGGGGCGGCCGTCGCGTGGCTCGCCTGGGGCACCACGGCCGGCGTGGCCGCCATGAGCATGTCCCAGCTCGTCCCCGTCGTCCGCTCGGGGGTGCGGCTGCGCCCGCGCACCGGCTTCCCCCCCGGGGTGGCGCGGCGGGCCCTGACCCTGGCCGGGGCGGGGCTGGGGGCGCTCCTGGCCCAGCAGGTCAGTGTCGTCGTGGTCCTCTACCTCGCCACCACCGCGGGGGAGACGGGCACGATCACGGTCTACCGCTACGCCCAGGCCGTGTACTTCCTGCCCTACGCCGTCCTCGCGGTGCCGCTGGCCACAGCCGTCTTCCCGCGCCTGTCCGAGCGCGCCGGCACGGGGGACCGGACCGGTTTCGCGGCGCTGGCCGCCGGCTCCACCCGGCTGGTGCTCGCTGGCGGGCTGGTCGGGCTCGCGGTGCTCGTCGCCGTCGCGCCGGCCGCGACCGCCGTGTTCTCCGCCGCGGACGACATGCCCGGGATGACCGCGGCCATCACCTGGTTCGCTCCGGGCGTCGTGGGCTACGCCCTCGTCTTCCACCTCTCCCGGGCGCTGTACGCCCTCGACCGCGCCCGCGCCGCCGTCGTCGCCACGGCCGCGGGCTGGGCGGCCGTGTCGCTGGCGTCCTGGGCGGGGGTGCGCCTGCTCGTACCCGACGGCGGCGACGGGCCGGCCACCCTCACGGTCCTGGCGGCCGCGTCGTCCCTCGGGATGACCCTCGCCGGGGTCCTGCTCCTCCTGGCGCTGCGGAGCGCCGGCGGCGCGGGCGCGCTGGCAGGCACGGTGCGCACGGTCGTCGTCGCGGGCGTCGGGGCGGCTGCGGGGGCGGCCGGGGGACGACTCGTCGTCGACGCCCTGCTCACCGGCGACGGCGGACCGCTCGCCGGTGCCGGCGCCGCCGTCGTCGGCGCCGTGGTGGCGACGGCCGTGACCGCCGTCGCCGTCCTGGCCGGGGACCGCGGCACCGTGCGCGGGGCGGGCCTGGGCCGGTCCGGCGGCGCGGCGTAG
- a CDS encoding HAD-IIA family hydrolase, which yields MTESTGLLASTRALAEEYDLALMDLDGVCYRGAEPVEHADEGVASARDLGMRMLFVTNNANRPPQTVADQLSSLGIPTEPEEVMTSSQAAAAVLAQDLPAGALVLAVGGAGLRSALLEAGLRVTDTAADDPVAVAQGFAPEVGWAELTEAAYAIAAGARYVATNLDSTLPTERGFAVGNGSLVAAVVNATGVTPLSAGKPEAEIFHQAVARAGGTRPLAVGDRLNTDLAGARAAGIPGLHVLTGVSDARSVVLAEPHERPSFLAVDLRGLAEPHPAPHRDPQGWWRCGAAAARVAGSEPHLELRVGDRTLDLDSDAEPVTVSLDAWRCLTAAAWDAADGGTVLTPERVPVLEVVSPR from the coding sequence ATGACCGAGTCCACGGGGCTGCTCGCGAGCACGCGCGCTCTTGCCGAGGAGTACGACCTCGCCCTCATGGACCTCGACGGCGTCTGCTACCGGGGGGCCGAGCCGGTCGAGCACGCGGACGAGGGGGTGGCGTCCGCACGGGACCTCGGCATGCGGATGCTCTTCGTCACCAACAATGCCAACCGGCCGCCCCAGACGGTCGCCGACCAGCTCAGCTCCCTCGGGATCCCCACCGAGCCCGAGGAGGTCATGACGTCCTCACAGGCGGCAGCGGCCGTCCTGGCGCAGGACCTCCCGGCGGGCGCGCTCGTACTCGCCGTCGGCGGGGCGGGGCTGCGCTCCGCCCTCCTCGAGGCGGGACTCCGGGTGACGGACACCGCAGCGGACGACCCCGTCGCCGTCGCGCAGGGGTTCGCGCCCGAGGTCGGGTGGGCAGAGCTGACCGAGGCGGCCTATGCCATCGCGGCCGGTGCGCGCTACGTCGCCACCAACCTCGACTCCACCCTGCCCACGGAGCGGGGTTTCGCCGTGGGCAACGGCTCCCTCGTCGCAGCGGTCGTCAACGCGACCGGGGTGACGCCGCTGTCCGCCGGCAAGCCGGAAGCCGAGATCTTCCACCAGGCCGTGGCGCGCGCGGGTGGGACCCGCCCGCTCGCCGTCGGCGACCGGCTCAACACCGACCTGGCCGGGGCTCGCGCGGCGGGCATCCCCGGGCTCCACGTCCTGACGGGGGTGAGCGACGCCCGTTCGGTGGTCCTCGCCGAGCCCCACGAGCGGCCGAGCTTCCTCGCCGTCGACCTTCGCGGCCTCGCCGAGCCCCACCCAGCACCCCACCGCGACCCCCAGGGGTGGTGGCGGTGCGGCGCGGCGGCGGCCCGGGTCGCCGGCTCCGAGCCGCACCTCGAGCTGCGGGTGGGCGACCGGACGCTGGACCTGGACTCCGACGCCGAGCCGGTGACGGTCTCCCTCGACGCCTGGCGCTGCCTCACCGCGGCAGCTTGGGACGCTGCGGACGGCGGCACGGTACTCACACCGGAGCGGGTGCCCGTGCTGGAGGTCGTCTCGCCGCGATAG
- a CDS encoding NAD kinase produces MSRRILVVCHEGRHDAVRAADRVSDDLREHGIETVRNGSAEGVELVVVLGGDGTILRAAEEARNHDVPVLGVNLGHVGFLAEAEPEALPEVVARIVARDYSVEERMTLDVQVTTPDGRVQRSWAVNEAAVEKGERARMVVATIGVDGRGLSSFGCDAIILATPTGSTAYAFSGGGPVVWPDVEALLLVPIAAHALFTRPMVVGPSSVLEVEILPYEETHAVVWCDGRRLLDAPSGSRIEVRRGERPVRLARLTEAPFSGRLVAKFNLPVKGWRNLREVP; encoded by the coding sequence ATGAGCCGCCGCATCCTCGTCGTGTGCCACGAGGGGCGCCACGACGCCGTCCGCGCGGCGGACCGCGTCAGCGACGACCTGCGCGAGCACGGGATCGAGACCGTCCGCAACGGCAGCGCCGAGGGGGTCGAGCTCGTCGTCGTCCTGGGCGGCGACGGCACGATCCTGCGGGCGGCCGAGGAAGCACGCAACCACGACGTCCCTGTCCTCGGGGTCAACCTGGGCCACGTGGGGTTCCTCGCCGAGGCCGAGCCCGAGGCGCTGCCCGAGGTGGTGGCGCGCATCGTCGCGCGCGACTACTCGGTCGAGGAGCGGATGACGCTCGACGTCCAGGTCACGACCCCGGACGGGCGGGTCCAGCGCAGCTGGGCGGTCAACGAGGCCGCGGTGGAGAAGGGGGAGCGGGCCCGCATGGTCGTCGCCACGATCGGGGTGGACGGCCGGGGGCTGTCCTCCTTCGGCTGCGACGCCATCATCCTGGCCACCCCCACCGGCTCGACCGCCTACGCCTTCTCGGGCGGGGGACCGGTGGTCTGGCCCGACGTCGAGGCGCTGCTGCTGGTCCCCATCGCCGCCCACGCGCTGTTCACCCGCCCCATGGTCGTGGGACCGAGCTCGGTCCTCGAGGTCGAGATCCTCCCCTACGAGGAGACCCACGCCGTGGTGTGGTGCGACGGCCGGCGTCTCCTCGACGCCCCCTCGGGCTCGCGCATCGAGGTGCGCCGCGGCGAGCGTCCCGTCCGCCTCGCGCGCCTGACCGAGGCACCGTTCTCGGGCCGGCTCGTCGCCAAGTTCAACCTGCCGGTCAAGGGGTGGCGCAACCTGCGGGAGGTGCCGTGA
- a CDS encoding copper transporter: MIDFRYHIVSLIAVFLALSVGIVLGAGPLRDSIGDTLTGQVQDLREDRDQLRVSLETAERDVTERTTYLEESAPVLLENTLTDRRVTVVTLPGTVTEDVEELRDRLARAGAEVVGEVAVTEAWTDADTLSFRQTFAGQLLGYMDDAPAEDAGAEAIFGAALAQALTGTGEELSEDAATLVDLLTSAEAPLITLTEEPAVPAHATVLVGPRPAELPTEEEDPEEVEAAAETLAGHVRLAEALAQAAPSVTVGAAVSDRDLVTAVRDDEAAAGAATTVDSVGEVTAAISAPLALAVSISGAVDAYGFGLGAEVPVPPRVELPLLAPDVTPAEPSQDGTAGVEETTAGQETTAGEETSAPAEDATADGEDGAA; this comes from the coding sequence ATGATCGACTTCCGCTACCACATCGTCTCCCTCATCGCGGTGTTCCTGGCCCTCTCGGTCGGCATCGTCCTGGGTGCGGGTCCGCTGCGCGACTCCATCGGCGACACCCTCACGGGCCAGGTCCAGGACCTGCGCGAGGACCGCGACCAGCTGCGCGTCTCGCTGGAGACCGCCGAGCGGGACGTCACGGAGCGGACGACCTACCTCGAGGAGTCCGCGCCGGTCCTGCTCGAGAACACCCTCACCGACCGCCGGGTCACGGTGGTGACGCTGCCCGGGACCGTCACCGAGGACGTCGAGGAGCTTCGTGACCGTCTCGCGCGGGCCGGGGCCGAGGTGGTCGGCGAGGTCGCCGTCACCGAGGCGTGGACCGACGCCGACACGCTCTCCTTCCGCCAGACCTTCGCCGGTCAGCTGCTGGGCTACATGGACGACGCCCCGGCCGAGGACGCCGGTGCCGAGGCCATCTTCGGCGCCGCCCTCGCCCAGGCGCTGACCGGGACGGGCGAGGAGCTCTCCGAGGACGCCGCCACCCTGGTCGACCTCCTCACCTCCGCCGAGGCGCCGCTCATCACCCTCACCGAGGAGCCCGCCGTGCCCGCCCACGCCACCGTGCTGGTCGGCCCCCGGCCCGCCGAGCTGCCCACGGAGGAGGAGGACCCCGAGGAGGTCGAGGCCGCCGCCGAGACCCTGGCCGGGCACGTGCGCCTGGCCGAGGCCCTCGCGCAGGCCGCTCCGTCGGTCACCGTGGGTGCCGCCGTCTCGGACCGCGACCTCGTGACCGCCGTGCGCGACGACGAGGCGGCTGCGGGTGCCGCGACCACCGTCGACTCCGTCGGCGAGGTCACCGCCGCCATCTCCGCGCCCCTGGCGCTCGCCGTGTCGATCTCCGGCGCGGTCGACGCCTACGGGTTCGGGCTCGGGGCCGAGGTTCCCGTCCCGCCGCGGGTCGAGCTGCCCCTCCTCGCCCCGGACGTCACCCCTGCCGAGCCGTCGCAGGACGGCACCGCCGGGGTGGAGGAGACCACCGCCGGGCAGGAGACCACCGCCGGGGAGGAGACCTCCGCCCCCGCGGAGGACGCCACGGCCGACGGGGAGGACGGGGCGGCGTGA
- a CDS encoding glycosyltransferase, whose translation MRVLQVTGSSAGGVARHAREISSLLAAGARPLGTLPGPGEQEVRVLLAGPADVLAPLADDGTRGARAVRTREVEIADRPRAQDLAAVAALRRLAADADVVHAHGLRAGALTVLAMRALSPRPRLVVTVHNLPVGGPRVRAVAAALERLVARGADVVLGVSGDLVQRMRDRGARQVERALVPAPARVATGDVDAAELRSSLGLAEGERLVLTVARLAPQKGLDLLVDAAALLDGRPSDGGPPDGGRGRHAAGTHSWRWVVVGDGPLRARLTDRVRDAGLPVILAGRREDVPELLAAADVVVSTATWEGQPIAVQEALRAGAPVVATDVGGTREVTGDAAVLVPAGDAAALAAGVAEVLADPARARALRAAARDRAAALPGPAEVRAQLLRVYTS comes from the coding sequence ATGCGGGTGCTGCAGGTGACGGGCTCGAGCGCGGGCGGCGTGGCCCGGCACGCCCGGGAGATCAGCAGCCTCCTCGCCGCCGGCGCCCGGCCGCTGGGCACCCTGCCCGGCCCCGGCGAGCAGGAGGTCCGGGTGCTCCTCGCCGGGCCCGCGGACGTCCTCGCCCCGCTCGCCGACGACGGCACCCGGGGGGCGCGGGCCGTGCGCACCCGCGAGGTGGAGATCGCCGACCGCCCGCGCGCCCAGGACCTCGCCGCCGTCGCGGCCCTGCGCCGCCTCGCCGCGGACGCGGACGTCGTCCACGCCCACGGGCTGCGGGCCGGCGCGCTGACCGTCCTGGCCATGCGCGCCCTGAGCCCGCGCCCGCGGCTGGTCGTGACGGTCCACAACCTGCCCGTCGGCGGACCGCGCGTCCGGGCCGTCGCCGCCGCGCTCGAACGTCTCGTCGCCCGCGGAGCGGACGTCGTGCTCGGCGTGAGCGGCGACCTCGTCCAGCGCATGCGCGACCGCGGCGCCCGGCAGGTGGAGCGGGCCCTCGTCCCCGCACCGGCGCGGGTCGCCACCGGCGACGTCGACGCAGCCGAGCTGCGCTCCTCCCTCGGCCTCGCCGAGGGGGAGCGTCTGGTCCTCACCGTCGCCCGCCTCGCGCCGCAGAAGGGCCTGGACCTGCTCGTCGACGCCGCGGCCCTCCTCGACGGCCGCCCCTCCGACGGCGGCCCTCCGGACGGCGGACGCGGCCGGCACGCCGCGGGCACCCACTCCTGGCGCTGGGTGGTCGTCGGCGACGGGCCGCTTCGCGCCCGGCTGACCGACCGGGTCCGCGACGCCGGTCTTCCGGTGATCCTGGCCGGACGCCGTGAGGACGTCCCCGAGCTCCTCGCCGCCGCCGACGTCGTCGTCTCCACCGCCACCTGGGAGGGGCAGCCGATCGCCGTCCAGGAGGCGCTGCGGGCCGGCGCGCCGGTCGTGGCCACCGACGTCGGCGGGACCCGGGAGGTCACCGGCGACGCGGCGGTGCTCGTCCCCGCGGGCGACGCCGCGGCGCTCGCCGCCGGGGTCGCGGAGGTCCTGGCCGACCCCGCCCGGGCCCGGGCGCTGCGGGCCGCCGCGCGTGACCGGGCGGCCGCCCTGCCCGGGCCGGCGGAGGTCCGGGCGCAGCTCCTGCGCGTCTACACCTCCTGA